From a single Halobellus ruber genomic region:
- a CDS encoding DEAD/DEAH box helicase yields MSKQVGRVDTLFLHEAGDDFLVVVRRDGERVLRGRLELKETGAGPRPGKFRITRGSTEDPRDPDQFVEIARRAARIRISEQTSKRRREELREMLDGYQLEALVVRTCRYCAADGRYSPITEETAIATDREHICPDCAKRELERELDLSASGRLTGAAQDRLEELLLETQDLDRVTNLLAGGLDPELTRFDTVSATTDEVDPVETSTLDLHPELQRRTEGRFETLLPVQSLAVDNGLFEERDQLVVSATATGKTLVGELAGVDRALNGDGKLLFLVPLVALANQKHEDFEDRYGDVLDVTIRVGASRINDDGNRFDPGADVVVGTYEGIDHALRTGKELGDVGTVVIDEIHTLKEEERGHRLDGLISRLKYYCEQRAESRSSYDGAQYVYLSATVGNPESLAERLRATLIEFEERPVPIERHVTFADGREKPDIINKLVRREFDSESSKGYRGQTIVFTNSRRRCHQIARKLEYDAAPYHAGLDYGQRKRVERQFGDQDLAAVVTTAALAAGVDFPASQVIFDSLAMGIEWLSVQEFEQMLGRAGRPDYHDKGTVYLLVEPDCSYHNSMEMTEDEVAFKLLKGEMEDVVTRYDETAAAEETLANVVVAGKRAKRLNDRMVGEVPTKHAIGKLLQWEFIDGFEPTPLGGAVCRHFLSPSDAFRILDCIRSGTEPYDLVAEMELQDAF; encoded by the coding sequence CGCCCCGGGAAGTTCCGGATCACCCGCGGCTCGACCGAGGATCCCCGCGATCCGGACCAGTTCGTCGAGATCGCCCGGCGGGCCGCCCGCATTCGGATCTCAGAGCAGACCTCCAAGCGGCGGCGCGAGGAGCTACGCGAGATGCTCGACGGCTACCAGCTTGAGGCGCTCGTGGTCCGGACCTGCCGGTACTGCGCCGCCGACGGGCGGTACTCCCCGATCACCGAGGAGACAGCGATCGCGACCGACCGCGAGCACATCTGCCCCGACTGCGCGAAGCGGGAGTTAGAGCGGGAACTCGACCTCTCGGCGTCGGGGCGGCTGACCGGCGCGGCCCAGGACCGCCTGGAGGAACTCCTCCTCGAAACGCAGGACCTCGACCGCGTGACGAACCTGCTGGCCGGCGGGCTCGACCCCGAACTCACCAGGTTCGACACCGTCAGCGCCACCACCGACGAGGTCGACCCCGTTGAGACGTCGACGCTGGATCTCCATCCGGAGCTCCAGCGCCGGACCGAGGGGCGCTTCGAGACGCTGCTGCCGGTTCAGTCGCTCGCAGTCGACAACGGGCTGTTCGAGGAGCGCGACCAGCTCGTCGTGAGCGCGACCGCGACCGGCAAGACCCTCGTGGGTGAACTCGCCGGGGTCGACCGGGCGCTGAACGGCGACGGGAAGCTGCTGTTCCTGGTGCCCCTTGTCGCGCTCGCCAACCAGAAACACGAGGACTTCGAGGACCGCTACGGCGACGTGCTCGACGTGACCATCCGGGTCGGCGCCTCCCGCATCAACGACGACGGCAACCGGTTCGATCCCGGCGCCGACGTGGTGGTCGGGACCTACGAGGGGATCGATCACGCACTCCGGACCGGGAAGGAACTCGGCGACGTCGGGACGGTGGTCATCGACGAGATCCACACCCTGAAGGAGGAAGAGCGCGGCCACCGGCTCGACGGGCTCATCAGCCGGCTGAAGTACTACTGCGAGCAGCGGGCGGAGAGTCGGAGCAGCTACGACGGCGCACAGTACGTCTACCTCTCCGCGACCGTCGGCAACCCGGAGTCGCTGGCCGAGCGGCTTCGCGCGACGCTGATCGAGTTCGAGGAGCGGCCGGTCCCGATCGAGCGCCACGTCACCTTCGCCGACGGCCGGGAGAAGCCCGACATCATCAACAAGCTAGTCAGACGCGAGTTCGATTCCGAATCGTCGAAGGGGTACCGCGGCCAGACGATCGTCTTCACCAACTCCCGGCGGCGGTGCCACCAGATCGCCCGGAAGTTGGAGTACGACGCCGCCCCGTACCACGCCGGCCTCGATTACGGTCAGCGGAAGCGCGTCGAGCGTCAGTTCGGCGACCAGGACCTCGCGGCGGTCGTGACCACCGCCGCGCTTGCGGCCGGCGTCGACTTCCCCGCCTCGCAGGTGATCTTCGACTCGCTGGCGATGGGCATCGAGTGGCTGTCGGTCCAGGAGTTCGAGCAGATGCTCGGGCGGGCGGGCCGGCCGGACTACCACGACAAAGGGACCGTCTACCTGCTCGTCGAACCCGACTGCAGCTACCACAACTCGATGGAGATGACCGAAGACGAGGTGGCGTTCAAGCTCCTGAAAGGCGAGATGGAGGACGTGGTGACCCGGTACGACGAGACCGCCGCCGCCGAGGAGACGCTCGCGAACGTCGTCGTCGCCGGCAAGCGCGCAAAGCGGTTGAACGACCGGATGGTGGGTGAGGTACCGACGAAACACGCGATCGGGAAGCTGCTCCAGTGGGAGTTCATCGACGGCTTCGAACCCACGCCGCTGGGGGGCGCGGTCTGTCGGCACTTCCTCTCGCCGAGCGACGCGTTCCGGATCCTCGACTGCATCCGCTCGGGGACCGAGCCGTACGACCTGGTCGCCGAGATGGAACTGCAGGACGCCTTCTGA
- a CDS encoding MBL fold metallo-hydrolase yields the protein MKVTVLADNTVATGIPKGLRGEWGFAAAVGEVLFDTGQSTAARRNARALGLDSDFDNIVLSHAHYDHTAGLDAFLNPSDPPTVYCHPGIWTARFIKEPADGRTLEHPIHIGVPYSRAEVETGADVVEHRDPVEVCDDVFALGEIPRPHADNPVHLREADGELVEDSVPDDQSVAVRTADGTALVLGCCHAGLRNTIEHAESVTGRPVRYVVGGTHLVARTPAEVHNLVDWLDGRLDVFAGTHCTGFEAERILSERLPDAFRSVGVGSSIELPPRP from the coding sequence CTGGCCGACAACACCGTCGCGACCGGGATCCCAAAGGGCCTCCGCGGCGAGTGGGGGTTCGCCGCCGCCGTCGGCGAGGTGCTGTTCGACACCGGTCAGTCGACTGCTGCCCGCCGGAACGCGCGAGCACTCGGTCTCGATTCCGACTTCGACAACATCGTGTTGAGCCACGCACACTACGATCACACTGCAGGGCTCGACGCGTTCCTGAATCCGTCCGATCCACCGACGGTCTACTGTCACCCCGGTATCTGGACCGCGCGATTCATCAAGGAGCCGGCGGACGGCCGCACACTTGAACATCCGATCCACATCGGCGTTCCGTACTCCCGGGCCGAAGTCGAGACCGGTGCCGATGTCGTCGAACACCGCGATCCGGTTGAGGTGTGCGACGACGTGTTCGCCCTCGGGGAGATCCCGCGACCGCACGCCGACAACCCTGTCCACCTCCGGGAAGCAGACGGGGAGCTGGTCGAGGACTCGGTGCCGGACGACCAGTCAGTCGCGGTGCGGACCGCCGACGGGACGGCGCTCGTCCTCGGCTGCTGTCACGCGGGGCTGCGGAACACGATCGAACACGCCGAATCGGTCACCGGACGGCCAGTTCGGTACGTCGTCGGCGGAACACACCTCGTCGCCCGCACGCCCGCGGAGGTCCACAACCTGGTGGACTGGCTCGACGGCCGGCTGGACGTGTTCGCCGGGACGCACTGCACTGGGTTCGAGGCCGAGCGGATCCTTTCGGAGCGGCTCCCGGACGCGTTCCGCTCTGTCGGCGTCGGGAGTTCGATCGAACTCCCGCCGCGTCCGTGA
- a CDS encoding winged helix-turn-helix transcriptional regulator, with protein MTSLDETDIEILRLLSRDARRTNADIAERVGLSGPAVADRIKRLREAGIINRFTVDVDRTQLGAGVQVFVQLDPGDSFDRLRDRLDDADTVEHVMVTAEGELWFNARVEPHGVHGWLRDLVGPIDAAEYTVTLVDEIEWQPSLDGTEFALSCAECGNTVDEEGESERIDDTLYHFCCATCRAAFRERFDRLSDGV; from the coding sequence ATGACATCGCTCGACGAAACCGACATCGAGATCCTGCGGCTCCTCAGCCGCGACGCCCGGCGGACAAATGCCGACATCGCCGAACGAGTGGGACTGTCCGGGCCTGCGGTTGCCGACCGCATCAAACGGTTGCGGGAGGCGGGGATCATCAATCGCTTCACCGTGGACGTCGACCGGACGCAACTCGGGGCCGGCGTGCAGGTGTTCGTCCAGCTCGATCCGGGGGACTCGTTCGACCGGCTCCGGGACCGGCTTGACGACGCGGACACGGTCGAGCACGTGATGGTGACCGCCGAGGGAGAGCTCTGGTTCAACGCGCGGGTGGAACCGCACGGGGTGCACGGCTGGCTGCGTGACCTCGTCGGCCCGATCGACGCTGCGGAGTACACCGTCACCCTCGTGGACGAGATCGAGTGGCAGCCGTCGCTTGATGGCACCGAGTTCGCCCTCTCCTGTGCGGAGTGCGGAAACACCGTTGACGAGGAGGGGGAGTCCGAGCGCATCGACGACACGCTGTATCACTTCTGCTGTGCCACCTGCCGGGCGGCGTTCCGCGAGCGATTCGACCGGCTGTCGGACGGGGTCTAA